A single window of Microbispora hainanensis DNA harbors:
- the murI gene encoding glutamate racemase — protein MPEDNTRAIGIFDSGVGGLTVARAIIDQLPHESIFYVADTAHQPYGPKSIAELRAYALEVMDHLVEHDVKMLVIACNSASSAVLRDARERYDVPVVEVIQPATRRAVRATRNGRVGVIATRATIESMAYHDAFAAAPDVELVAVAAPLLVEFVERGETMSEELIEVVTGYLKPIQDAGCDTLILGCTHYPLLTGALSYVAGDGVTLVSSAEETAKDVYRVLHDRGLSNGAGEPRHRFRATGDTELFERLGQRFLGPELQSVERTASGIGDVSGVGSSR, from the coding sequence GTGCCGGAGGACAACACCCGGGCGATCGGGATCTTTGACAGCGGGGTGGGCGGCCTGACCGTCGCCCGGGCGATCATCGACCAGCTGCCCCATGAATCGATCTTCTACGTGGCCGACACGGCCCACCAGCCGTACGGACCCAAGAGCATCGCCGAGCTCCGCGCATACGCGCTGGAGGTCATGGACCACCTGGTAGAGCACGACGTGAAGATGCTGGTCATCGCGTGCAACAGCGCCAGCTCGGCCGTGCTCAGGGACGCCAGGGAGCGCTACGACGTCCCGGTCGTCGAGGTGATCCAGCCCGCCACCCGGCGGGCAGTGCGGGCCACGAGGAACGGCAGGGTCGGTGTGATCGCCACCCGGGCCACGATCGAGTCGATGGCCTACCACGACGCCTTCGCCGCCGCCCCCGACGTCGAGCTGGTCGCGGTGGCCGCGCCCCTGCTCGTGGAGTTCGTCGAACGGGGCGAGACGATGAGCGAGGAGCTGATCGAGGTGGTCACGGGCTATCTCAAGCCGATCCAGGACGCGGGGTGCGACACGCTGATCCTCGGCTGCACGCACTATCCGCTGCTCACCGGAGCCCTGTCGTACGTCGCAGGGGACGGGGTCACGCTGGTGTCCAGCGCCGAGGAGACGGCCAAGGACGTCTACCGCGTCCTGCACGACCGCGGGCTGTCCAACGGCGCGGGCGAGCCGCGGCACCGCTTCCGCGCGACCGGCGACACCGAGCTGTTCGAACGGCTCGGGCAGCGCTTCCTCGGTCCCGAGCTCCAGTCGGTGGAGCGGACCGCCTCCGGCATCGGCGACGTCAGCGGCGTAGGGAGTTCGCGATGA
- a CDS encoding MBL fold metallo-hydrolase: protein MKLTIIGCSGSFPGPDSPASCYLFEAEGFRLLMDFGNGSLGPLQRHAGLYDVDAILLSHLHADHCLDLCAYHVVRTYTPDGPLPKVPVHAPAGASKRLNAAYAMPDEPVLETSFDFVRLSPGTRHVGPFEVTAAPMNHPVETYGFRVTHQGRSVAYSADTGESAELVKLAHEADVLLCEASFLDQPGLTPGLHLSGRQAAEHAARAEAGALVLTHLVPWYDKSRILEDASRGGFAGPMELARSGAVYDLG, encoded by the coding sequence ATGAAGTTGACGATCATCGGGTGCTCGGGCAGCTTCCCCGGCCCCGACAGTCCGGCCTCCTGCTACCTCTTCGAGGCCGAGGGCTTCCGGCTGCTGATGGACTTCGGCAACGGCTCGCTGGGCCCGCTCCAGCGGCACGCCGGGCTCTACGACGTCGACGCCATCCTCCTGTCCCATCTGCACGCCGACCACTGCCTCGACCTGTGCGCCTATCACGTCGTGCGCACCTACACCCCCGACGGCCCCCTGCCCAAGGTGCCCGTGCACGCCCCCGCGGGCGCCTCCAAGCGGCTCAACGCGGCGTACGCGATGCCGGACGAGCCCGTGCTTGAGACCTCCTTCGACTTCGTGCGGCTGTCGCCCGGCACCCGGCACGTCGGCCCGTTCGAGGTGACGGCGGCCCCGATGAACCACCCCGTGGAGACCTACGGCTTCCGCGTCACCCACCAGGGCCGCTCCGTCGCCTACTCGGCCGACACCGGCGAGTCGGCCGAGCTGGTCAAGCTGGCCCACGAGGCCGACGTGCTGCTGTGCGAGGCGTCCTTCCTCGATCAGCCGGGCCTGACCCCCGGCCTGCATTTGAGCGGCAGGCAGGCGGCCGAGCACGCTGCCCGCGCCGAGGCCGGCGCGCTCGTCCTCACCCATCTCGTCCCGTGGTACGACAAGTCGCGCATTCTGGAGGACGCCTCGCGGGGCGGCTTCGCCGGGCCGATGGAGTTGGCACGGAGCGGGGCCGTGTATGACCTAGGGTGA
- the rph gene encoding ribonuclease PH, translating into MARSYGRRSDQLRPVTITRNWLAHAEGSVLVEFGGTKVLCAATVESGVPRWRKGSGLGWVTAEYAMLPRSTNTRNDRESVRGKIGGRTHEISRLIGRSLRACVDYKALGENSVVLDCDVLQADGGTRTAAITGAYVALADAIAWMRQRRMCPGDPLVNSVAAVSVGVVGTEPMLDLDYSEDVKAETDMNVVMTGRGDFVEVQGTAEGTPFDRTALNGLLDLAAAGCAELTRLQAEALA; encoded by the coding sequence ATGGCTCGTTCATACGGTCGTCGTTCCGACCAGCTTCGCCCCGTGACCATCACCCGGAACTGGCTCGCCCACGCGGAGGGTTCCGTACTGGTGGAGTTCGGCGGCACCAAGGTGTTGTGCGCCGCGACGGTGGAAAGCGGCGTGCCCCGCTGGCGCAAGGGCAGCGGTCTCGGCTGGGTGACGGCCGAATACGCCATGCTGCCCCGGTCGACGAACACCCGCAACGACCGCGAGTCGGTCCGCGGCAAGATCGGCGGGCGCACCCACGAGATCTCCCGCCTGATCGGCAGGTCCCTGCGGGCCTGCGTCGACTACAAGGCCCTGGGGGAGAACTCCGTCGTGCTCGACTGCGACGTGCTGCAGGCCGACGGCGGCACCCGCACCGCCGCCATCACCGGAGCGTACGTCGCCCTCGCCGACGCGATCGCCTGGATGCGGCAGCGCCGGATGTGCCCCGGCGACCCCCTGGTCAACTCGGTCGCCGCGGTCTCCGTCGGCGTCGTCGGCACCGAGCCGATGCTCGACCTCGACTACAGCGAGGACGTCAAGGCCGAGACCGACATGAACGTGGTGATGACCGGCAGGGGCGACTTCGTCGAGGTGCAGGGAACCGCCGAGGGCACGCCGTTCGACCGGACGGCGCTCAACGGCCTGCTCGACCTCGCCGCGGCCGGCTGCGCGGAGCTCACCCGCCTGCAGGCCGAGGCCCTCGCCTGA
- a CDS encoding thioesterase family protein: protein MTKFDEATQAIRVDDTTYDVCLDDGYSIGGPLNGGYLMATMLRAVVDASPHAHPISTSAQFLRVARPGPARVLLEPLKTGRTATMTRARLVQDGESFIEMLVTTATLNEEAAPDWADGPSAVMPDLADCVRLPQPKPESNMNLSARMELAFDPPTIGWLTGAPTGRPESRAYFRLVEPQDPDPYVLALAVDALPPVVFSAGARGWAPTVELTWHLRALPAPGWLTLIGGGRLISDGWFDEEVEVWDSAGRLVAQSRQIARLGRG from the coding sequence ATGACCAAGTTCGACGAGGCGACGCAGGCCATCCGGGTCGACGACACCACTTACGACGTCTGTCTCGACGACGGATACTCCATCGGAGGGCCGCTCAACGGCGGCTATCTCATGGCCACGATGCTGCGCGCCGTGGTGGACGCCTCGCCGCACGCGCACCCGATTTCGACGAGCGCCCAGTTCCTTCGCGTGGCCAGGCCGGGCCCGGCCCGGGTGCTGCTCGAACCGCTCAAGACGGGCCGTACGGCGACGATGACCCGGGCGCGGCTCGTCCAGGACGGCGAGTCGTTCATCGAGATGCTCGTCACGACCGCCACGCTCAACGAGGAGGCGGCCCCCGACTGGGCGGACGGCCCGTCGGCCGTCATGCCGGACCTGGCCGACTGTGTGCGCCTGCCCCAGCCCAAGCCCGAGTCGAACATGAACCTCAGCGCCCGGATGGAGCTCGCCTTCGACCCGCCCACGATCGGCTGGCTCACCGGCGCGCCGACCGGACGGCCCGAGTCGCGGGCGTACTTCCGGCTGGTGGAGCCGCAGGACCCCGACCCGTACGTGCTGGCGCTGGCGGTGGACGCGCTGCCGCCGGTCGTGTTCTCGGCGGGGGCGCGGGGCTGGGCCCCGACGGTGGAGCTGACCTGGCACCTGCGGGCCCTGCCCGCGCCGGGGTGGCTGACCCTGATCGGCGGCGGACGCCTGATCAGCGACGGCTGGTTCGACGAGGAGGTCGAGGTGTGGGACTCGGCGGGCCGGCTCGTCGCCCAGTCGCGCCAGATCGCGCGCCTGGGCCGGGGCTAG